The following proteins are co-located in the Leptospira selangorensis genome:
- a CDS encoding OmpP1/FadL family transporter has product MQRGFVRNKYSVFIIFLLFVFGSGEVLAVDGLYFNAINSRYLGLAGAGYALGGSPVDVALNPANLSLVKGKKLEFGLGASIIQNRYRDRFQDPNPELVYENDKSTNVVGPGPYIAFKLPVTETINYGVTFYVPGGASGGVDKITRNTPTGETVNQWADVNLPGPLGNSKQIKESNSNTFAVFKLVNGLSIKFGNLSLGGSVELAYGTQKLNQKYYDITGNIEIPGQGYYYESSKNAFAVGGILGANYSFSDSFRIAYAYQSHVGIPLNGGYSIGTNDPNYYRKTGVSYNFDLPEKHVLGFAFGPENLKFALDFVYTNYGSYLRKANQTLEDPWLPTPLGKTGSADAHLNFRDQWAVILGVEYKASSSWILRGGYSYNSPLVKSNALGGTTGGFFSLTDIVSAGFSYLFDSWSLDLAVSYNIPRKTIEGGKGTDWDLSHAVGSVGNANLTGYSYNARAAIPSFSIGAVKSFD; this is encoded by the coding sequence ATGCAAAGAGGTTTTGTCCGAAATAAGTATTCGGTTTTTATAATATTCTTACTATTCGTTTTTGGGAGCGGAGAAGTTTTGGCGGTTGATGGATTATACTTCAACGCTATCAATTCCAGATATTTAGGTCTTGCTGGAGCAGGTTATGCACTCGGTGGCTCTCCGGTAGACGTTGCGTTGAACCCTGCAAATTTATCTTTGGTCAAAGGTAAAAAATTGGAATTCGGCTTGGGCGCTTCTATTATTCAAAACAGATACAGGGACCGTTTTCAAGATCCGAACCCGGAGCTGGTCTACGAAAATGATAAGTCTACAAATGTAGTAGGTCCCGGTCCTTATATCGCTTTTAAACTTCCGGTTACTGAAACTATCAATTACGGCGTAACATTCTATGTGCCGGGAGGAGCTTCCGGTGGAGTAGATAAGATTACGAGAAATACTCCGACTGGAGAAACAGTAAATCAATGGGCGGATGTCAATTTACCCGGACCACTTGGAAATTCTAAACAGATTAAAGAATCTAACTCGAATACGTTTGCGGTTTTTAAATTAGTAAACGGCCTTTCTATTAAGTTTGGGAATTTATCTTTGGGTGGAAGTGTAGAGCTTGCTTACGGAACCCAGAAATTAAATCAAAAATATTATGATATCACAGGTAATATCGAGATCCCTGGCCAAGGTTATTATTATGAAAGTTCCAAAAACGCTTTTGCTGTTGGTGGGATTTTAGGTGCCAATTATTCTTTTTCGGATTCTTTCAGGATCGCGTACGCGTACCAATCCCATGTAGGAATTCCACTGAATGGTGGGTATTCGATTGGAACAAACGATCCGAATTATTATCGTAAAACCGGAGTTTCTTATAATTTCGATCTTCCTGAAAAACATGTATTAGGATTCGCGTTCGGACCGGAAAATCTAAAATTCGCATTGGATTTCGTATATACCAACTACGGTTCTTATCTAAGAAAAGCCAACCAGACTTTGGAAGATCCGTGGCTTCCTACTCCTTTGGGGAAAACGGGATCTGCAGATGCACATTTGAATTTCAGGGATCAATGGGCGGTCATTTTAGGAGTGGAGTATAAGGCTTCTTCTTCCTGGATACTGAGAGGAGGATATTCTTATAATTCTCCATTAGTGAAAAGTAATGCTCTTGGGGGAACTACCGGAGGGTTTTTCTCTCTTACGGATATTGTCTCCGCAGGTTTCAGTTATTTATTCGATAGCTGGAGTTTGGATTTGGCGGTAAGTTATAATATCCCTAGAAAAACGATAGAAGGTGGAAAAGGAACTGATTGGGACCTTTCCCATGCTGTGGGAAGTGTGGGTAACGCGAACCTAACGGGTTATTCTTATAACGCAAGAGCCGCTATTCCTTCCTTCAGTATTGGAGCCGTAAAAAGTTTTGATTGA
- a CDS encoding enoyl-CoA hydratase-related protein has protein sequence MDLVPYLGMSDLPLITNIHEVAGGKIFQITMNRPDVHNAVNKEMADLFVEAWKTFQKDPELTVAILHGAGDKAFCSGADLSGLDKMANLYLNQEEREEYANNDPGPLGGSRIVQKKPVISVSHGYTYAGGLELFCHGHIRIAEPQAIFSVACRRWGVPLVDGGTVYLPRLLGWGSALPLILTGQRIRAERAYQLGLVWELVKKGKGLERAFSYATQLCRQPRDAMFADLNSALEGWNLPLQEALTLEARNTFPVMESESTKQGVQRFLDGDRFWFR, from the coding sequence ATGGATCTAGTTCCTTATCTTGGCATGTCAGATCTTCCATTAATTACGAATATTCACGAAGTTGCGGGAGGTAAAATTTTCCAGATCACAATGAATCGCCCGGATGTTCACAATGCAGTGAATAAGGAGATGGCGGATCTGTTTGTAGAAGCATGGAAAACTTTCCAAAAAGATCCTGAACTTACAGTAGCTATCTTACATGGAGCAGGGGATAAGGCATTTTGTTCCGGAGCGGATCTTTCCGGTTTAGATAAAATGGCTAATTTGTATTTAAATCAGGAAGAAAGAGAAGAGTATGCTAATAATGATCCTGGACCCTTAGGCGGATCAAGGATCGTCCAGAAAAAACCTGTGATTTCTGTATCTCATGGTTATACGTATGCAGGAGGTTTAGAATTATTTTGTCATGGACATATACGTATTGCTGAACCTCAGGCCATCTTCTCGGTTGCTTGTAGAAGATGGGGAGTTCCGCTTGTAGACGGAGGGACTGTGTATCTTCCTAGATTACTCGGATGGGGATCCGCATTACCATTGATCTTAACGGGACAAAGGATCCGAGCGGAAAGAGCCTATCAATTAGGTTTAGTATGGGAACTAGTAAAAAAAGGAAAAGGTTTAGAGAGAGCATTTTCTTATGCAACTCAACTTTGTAGGCAACCTAGAGACGCAATGTTCGCGGATTTGAATTCCGCTTTAGAAGGTTGGAATCTTCCCTTACAAGAAGCTTTGACTCTAGAAGCCAGAAATACTTTTCCAGTAATGGAAAGCGAAAGCACTAAGCAGGGAGTGCAGAGATTTTTGGATGGGGATAGATTCTGGTTTAGATAG
- a CDS encoding lysophospholipid acyltransferase family protein, whose product MSLTESIHDKITTPIVKIPDSALKTGIFDLTKDELGRRIELREGVSLRYITPQNRRRWLLDRILLGSDLTFLYGYFRQIMIARQTALNGKFFDPRWIELSGGILDLIEGCQGKFQIENLENVISPKGPVVFAGNHMSVLETFVFSYFLVPHRRLTYVVKESLIKGYFGPIMRSRDPIAVGRDNPREDLVKVLEEGANLLKKGVSIVVFPQSTRTRTFNPAEFNSIAVKLASRAGVPVVPFAIKTDFWENGKVWKDLGSLYRDRKIHMKFGPQIDTKDAKKAQETLLNYVLTNLKEWNVEILSSKE is encoded by the coding sequence GTGAGTTTAACAGAATCCATTCATGATAAGATCACAACACCTATAGTTAAGATCCCTGATTCAGCCCTGAAAACGGGGATCTTCGACTTAACCAAGGATGAGCTGGGACGCAGAATTGAACTAAGGGAAGGAGTTTCCTTAAGATATATCACTCCTCAAAATCGCAGAAGATGGCTTTTAGATCGGATCTTACTCGGTTCGGATCTTACATTTTTATACGGATACTTCCGACAGATCATGATAGCGAGGCAGACTGCCCTTAATGGAAAGTTTTTCGATCCTCGTTGGATTGAATTATCAGGCGGGATCCTAGACTTGATCGAAGGTTGCCAAGGGAAATTCCAAATAGAAAATTTAGAGAATGTTATCTCCCCTAAGGGACCTGTGGTTTTTGCGGGAAACCATATGAGCGTTTTGGAAACTTTCGTATTTTCCTACTTTTTAGTACCTCATAGAAGACTCACTTATGTAGTTAAAGAAAGTTTAATAAAAGGTTATTTCGGCCCAATCATGAGAAGTAGGGATCCGATCGCAGTAGGACGCGACAATCCAAGAGAGGACCTAGTCAAGGTTTTGGAGGAAGGTGCAAATCTCCTGAAAAAAGGGGTTTCTATCGTAGTATTTCCTCAAAGTACAAGAACTAGAACGTTTAACCCTGCGGAATTCAATTCGATCGCCGTTAAACTTGCATCCAGAGCTGGAGTTCCTGTTGTTCCATTCGCGATCAAAACGGACTTTTGGGAGAATGGTAAGGTCTGGAAAGATCTAGGTAGTCTATACAGAGACAGAAAAATCCATATGAAGTTCGGCCCTCAGATAGATACCAAAGATGCCAAAAAGGCCCAAGAAACACTTTTGAATTATGTATTAACTAATTTAAAAGAATGGAATGTAGAAATTCTTTCCAGTAAAGAATAG
- the leuD gene encoding 3-isopropylmalate dehydratase small subunit, with amino-acid sequence MSSKIWTIHTGVPISIPREDIDTDQILPKQFMKLIDKKGFGKHLFHDWRYSDLEGNIQNPEFILNQEGFKNASVLIAGKNFGCGSSREHAPWALSDFGFRAILAPSFADIFSINSAKNGIALVRLKEEEINYLNEWVTKNPGSQIRINLENLEVQAGDKTFFFHLDSASVNRIREGLDDIDITLKNAKEILDFEQKRKKEKPFLEVYW; translated from the coding sequence ATGAGCTCAAAAATTTGGACAATACATACTGGAGTTCCGATCTCCATTCCAAGAGAGGATATTGATACCGATCAAATCCTCCCTAAACAATTCATGAAATTGATAGATAAGAAAGGTTTTGGAAAACATCTATTTCATGATTGGAGATATTCTGACTTAGAAGGAAATATTCAAAATCCTGAATTCATTTTGAACCAAGAAGGATTTAAAAATGCAAGTGTTTTGATAGCCGGGAAAAATTTCGGCTGCGGTTCCAGTAGAGAACATGCGCCTTGGGCACTTTCTGATTTCGGATTCAGGGCGATTTTAGCACCTTCTTTCGCGGATATATTCTCCATCAATTCGGCAAAAAACGGGATCGCATTAGTTCGTTTGAAAGAAGAAGAAATCAATTATCTAAACGAATGGGTTACCAAAAACCCGGGATCTCAAATTAGGATCAATTTGGAAAATTTGGAAGTGCAAGCGGGAGATAAAACATTCTTCTTTCATTTGGATTCCGCTTCCGTAAATCGGATCCGAGAAGGTTTAGACGATATTGATATCACTCTGAAAAATGCAAAAGAGATCTTGGATTTCGAACAGAAACGTAAGAAAGAAAAGCCGTTTTTGGAAGTGTATTGGTGA
- the leuC gene encoding 3-isopropylmalate dehydratase large subunit: protein MGQTLYDKIWESHRISENSDSESILYVDRHILHEVTSAQAFEGLRTKNRNVRRTDLTFGVVDHNVSTRDRKNRDAAGPVSRVQIDTMEKNCENFGIRLFGPEDPEQGIVHVLGPELGFTIPGSVIVCGDSHTATHGAFGALAFGIGTSEVEHVLATQTLKQAKTKSMLVRFIGKPGFGITAKDIVLELISKIGTSGGRGFTMEYKGEWINSLSMEGRMTICNMSIEAGARASLIAPDQITFDYLKDRKLIPKGKSFDQAVEYWKTFFTDIDAVYDEIIELDISKIEPQVTWGTNPSQSLSIGAVVPNPEEFQDARAKETAMNALEYMGLKPGTPISEIKIDKVFIGSCTNSRIEDLRSAAEVARGKKVHPGVQALVVPGSGSVKRQAESEGLDKIFKEAGFEWREPGCSLCLAMNDDVLKPGERCASTSNRNFEGRQGRGGRTHLVSPSMAAAAAVTGKFSDVRKLA from the coding sequence ATGGGACAAACTTTATACGACAAAATTTGGGAAAGCCATCGGATCTCGGAAAATTCCGACTCTGAATCCATTTTATATGTGGACCGTCATATTCTTCATGAAGTGACTTCTGCCCAAGCATTCGAAGGTTTAAGGACTAAGAATAGAAATGTAAGAAGGACAGATCTTACATTCGGAGTTGTGGATCATAATGTTTCCACAAGGGACCGTAAAAATAGAGATGCGGCAGGACCTGTCTCCAGAGTGCAGATAGACACAATGGAAAAAAACTGTGAAAACTTTGGGATCCGTTTATTCGGGCCGGAAGATCCTGAACAAGGGATCGTGCATGTATTGGGACCTGAATTAGGATTTACTATTCCAGGTTCAGTAATCGTATGCGGAGATTCTCATACTGCAACCCATGGAGCATTCGGTGCATTGGCTTTCGGTATTGGAACAAGCGAAGTGGAACATGTGCTTGCCACCCAAACTTTAAAACAGGCAAAAACAAAATCAATGTTGGTACGTTTTATAGGCAAACCGGGTTTTGGCATCACTGCAAAAGATATAGTCTTAGAACTGATTTCAAAGATCGGAACCTCAGGCGGGAGAGGTTTCACCATGGAATATAAAGGAGAATGGATAAATTCCCTTTCTATGGAGGGAAGAATGACTATTTGTAATATGAGTATCGAGGCCGGAGCAAGAGCAAGCCTGATCGCTCCGGATCAAATCACTTTCGATTATTTGAAAGATAGAAAATTGATCCCTAAAGGAAAAAGTTTCGATCAGGCGGTTGAATATTGGAAAACATTCTTCACGGATATAGACGCAGTATATGATGAGATTATAGAATTAGATATTTCTAAAATAGAACCTCAGGTTACCTGGGGGACAAATCCTTCTCAGTCTTTATCTATCGGAGCTGTGGTTCCAAACCCGGAAGAATTCCAGGATGCCAGAGCAAAAGAAACCGCAATGAATGCATTGGAGTATATGGGTTTAAAACCTGGAACACCAATCTCCGAGATCAAAATTGATAAGGTATTCATAGGTTCCTGCACGAATTCCAGGATAGAAGACCTAAGATCTGCGGCAGAAGTTGCCAGAGGAAAAAAAGTACATCCAGGTGTTCAGGCATTGGTCGTTCCAGGTTCCGGTTCAGTAAAACGTCAGGCGGAATCGGAAGGTTTGGATAAAATTTTCAAGGAAGCGGGATTCGAATGGAGAGAGCCGGGTTGTTCCCTTTGTCTTGCAATGAACGACGACGTATTAAAGCCGGGAGAAAGATGCGCTTCTACTTCTAACCGTAATTTTGAAGGAAGGCAAGGAAGAGGAGGAAGAACTCATTTAGTAAGTCCTTCTATGGCAGCGGCAGCAGCGGTAACCGGAAAATTTTCAGACGTGAGGAAATTAGCATGA
- a CDS encoding LysR family transcriptional regulator, whose translation MEFRQIVYFLEISESGTFQKAASRLGLTQPALSKQIYLLEKELGVSVLERGGRSVRLTHEGERFYQYSIRMKELWEEIQDGFSGENELKGNYSISAGGTVSAWILPQILKEILKKRPGLSLSVREGDAQETKDAVLKGEVDLGILTGPISEPSLNVLEFLSDRIFPVASKDHPIFLKKKIKIEDLKKQSFVLFHPGSALRKAVEKRIKSFSKEFGPKIAMELRSVESVIKSLEAGLGIGFLSEYSISPKLKKIKFEEWNTERKFYLCYRKKSGPGLALLAEEILRSAKQWGLERIPSSL comes from the coding sequence ATGGAATTCAGACAGATCGTTTATTTCCTGGAAATTTCGGAATCCGGCACATTCCAAAAGGCAGCTTCTCGTTTGGGATTAACACAACCGGCTCTCTCCAAACAGATCTATCTTTTGGAAAAAGAATTAGGCGTTAGTGTTTTGGAAAGAGGAGGAAGGTCTGTCCGACTCACTCATGAAGGAGAAAGATTCTACCAATATTCGATCCGGATGAAAGAATTATGGGAAGAGATACAAGACGGTTTTTCCGGAGAGAATGAGCTAAAAGGAAATTATTCCATTTCAGCGGGAGGAACCGTTTCCGCTTGGATCCTACCTCAGATCTTAAAAGAGATCCTGAAAAAAAGGCCGGGACTTTCACTTTCCGTGAGAGAAGGAGACGCACAAGAAACAAAGGACGCGGTATTAAAGGGAGAAGTGGACCTAGGAATTTTAACTGGCCCTATTTCAGAACCAAGTTTGAATGTTTTAGAATTTCTTTCCGATCGGATCTTTCCCGTGGCTTCCAAGGATCATCCAATTTTTCTAAAAAAGAAAATAAAGATAGAAGATCTGAAAAAACAATCCTTTGTATTATTCCATCCTGGTTCCGCTCTTAGAAAGGCAGTGGAGAAGAGGATCAAATCTTTCTCTAAAGAATTCGGTCCTAAGATCGCAATGGAGCTGAGAAGTGTGGAATCGGTTATCAAATCTTTGGAAGCAGGGCTTGGGATCGGGTTTTTATCCGAATATTCGATTAGCCCAAAACTTAAAAAAATAAAATTCGAAGAATGGAATACTGAAAGGAAATTTTATCTTTGTTATCGCAAAAAATCCGGACCGGGACTTGCCTTACTTGCCGAGGAAATTTTAAGATCCGCGAAACAATGGGGATTGGAGAGAATACCTTCTTCCCTTTAA
- a CDS encoding alpha/beta hydrolase: MKKIFKRVSIGLGAVLIAYLGIYYATFPKYEFHPKADLTQSFDSFYKTKLEETKSLHGRPGSEEKLIRYSPGKTEYTILYIHGFGASRAEGEETVDKISASLKANTYYLRLPGHGTNNEDHRDTPFTEYLRVAEESLLMMDKLGNQTILMGTSMGGLISVYLAGKYPDKIKDLVLFSPFFDFAVPLAKIFFYPGGMTFGETVQGKIRKSPPKTPDDGIGEHYYEHWYKDQYLGAIQHVSNATKFVLSQHSLEKIKVPTLLVYYYKDKDHQDKTASVPAMLKGFDKIGGDTPNPLNTKAQIENGSHVLTSKHVFSDKEKVQKEVLDFLHKTGVK, encoded by the coding sequence ATGAAAAAAATATTCAAACGGGTTTCGATTGGCCTAGGTGCTGTGCTTATCGCCTATTTGGGGATCTATTACGCTACATTTCCCAAATATGAATTCCACCCAAAGGCGGACTTAACTCAAAGTTTCGATTCGTTTTATAAAACCAAGTTAGAAGAGACTAAATCACTTCACGGTAGACCGGGCTCGGAAGAAAAACTGATCCGTTATTCTCCAGGTAAAACAGAATATACAATTCTTTACATACATGGTTTCGGCGCTTCCCGCGCAGAAGGAGAAGAAACTGTAGATAAAATTTCCGCCTCACTAAAAGCGAATACATACTACTTAAGACTTCCCGGTCATGGAACCAATAATGAAGATCATAGAGACACTCCTTTTACCGAGTATCTGCGCGTAGCAGAAGAAAGTCTATTAATGATGGATAAATTAGGAAATCAAACTATACTTATGGGAACCAGTATGGGTGGTTTAATCTCAGTTTATCTGGCAGGAAAATATCCGGATAAGATCAAGGATCTGGTATTATTCTCTCCATTCTTTGATTTTGCAGTTCCACTGGCTAAAATATTCTTTTATCCGGGTGGAATGACATTTGGAGAAACAGTCCAAGGAAAGATAAGAAAATCCCCTCCAAAAACACCTGATGATGGAATTGGAGAACATTATTACGAGCATTGGTATAAGGATCAATATTTAGGCGCAATCCAACACGTAAGTAATGCAACTAAATTCGTCCTAAGCCAACATAGCTTGGAGAAGATCAAGGTCCCTACTCTATTAGTATATTATTATAAAGATAAGGATCACCAAGATAAAACCGCAAGCGTTCCTGCGATGCTAAAAGGTTTTGATAAAATAGGCGGAGATACTCCTAATCCACTCAATACAAAGGCTCAAATCGAAAACGGAAGCCATGTTCTAACTTCTAAACATGTATTTTCCGACAAGGAGAAGGTCCAAAAAGAAGTTTTGGACTTCTTACATAAAACCGGAGTAAAATAA
- a CDS encoding Rrf2 family transcriptional regulator, with product MSIPSRYSIAIHILSLIDRDGEEASSSQIMADSIGTNPVVVRNLLGKLKKAGLVVSKQGVAGAKLAKSPEEIQLLQIYKAVETEAPLFSIHDKPNPKCPVGKKIQTTLTGIFQEAQSALEAKLGEFHLSDVLFQLDSEKKKRA from the coding sequence ATGTCGATTCCGAGCAGATATTCTATTGCGATCCATATTCTTTCCTTGATCGACAGGGACGGAGAAGAAGCCAGTTCTTCTCAAATTATGGCCGATAGTATCGGAACCAATCCGGTTGTAGTCCGAAACCTATTGGGAAAATTAAAAAAGGCGGGCCTTGTGGTTTCCAAACAAGGTGTGGCGGGAGCAAAACTCGCTAAATCTCCGGAGGAGATCCAACTTTTACAGATATACAAGGCAGTGGAAACGGAGGCTCCTCTATTCTCCATCCATGACAAGCCAAACCCTAAATGCCCTGTGGGTAAAAAGATCCAAACCACTTTGACTGGAATTTTCCAAGAGGCTCAATCCGCTCTCGAGGCAAAACTAGGAGAGTTCCATCTTTCAGATGTGCTCTTCCAATTGGATTCTGAAAAGAAAAAACGAGCTTAA
- a CDS encoding NADase-type glycan-binding domain-containing protein — protein MFAKYSTLLVGALFFFHCGKKLPVSMITATSMDSGLPFEILDGKKWRPEEGAKFVKLHFYPDETFLLSKIEVESCNGDFSDPITAYINFDEYSQDLSTGSTAAVSFDAPKSTRSVTFNFHKNANLCVQKVNFYDDKGSKMKWKGPKVVEATVAASETAKPNLSYDVMNLFDSRYEYAWASDKKGPGVTLDFDFKETQKIKSIKIWNGYQRSDRHCQTNGRLKVATLTGDNGFEEKIEVADIMGPQTIQFSKTFEGKKLKLKVDSIYTGKDYKGLVISEIRFSDGDDWILPNPMEQVKKIAKNNFFQFSAANIDNVLNWSYVGGEYTGNAPTSTNTNVEQPAVNTEAAAEGNTGEEQTPESGLISSNWTLRLRSDGSLFFEGNTTETDGDGQINKSFFALGNYEVKEAKPDGLKLRIFGLVRKMTQKEYNEDYYGGDCNGCGRDCNNSQDSENGEKIFQEQILLRKSGNKLFIKNENPGKVFQFATLELVQE, from the coding sequence ATGTTCGCCAAATATTCGACTCTATTAGTAGGGGCATTGTTCTTTTTTCACTGCGGTAAAAAATTGCCGGTTTCCATGATCACCGCCACTTCCATGGATAGCGGGCTTCCATTCGAGATCCTGGACGGAAAAAAATGGAGACCGGAAGAGGGTGCCAAATTTGTTAAACTTCATTTTTATCCGGATGAGACCTTCTTATTATCCAAGATAGAAGTTGAATCCTGTAACGGGGACTTCTCGGATCCAATCACAGCCTATATTAACTTTGATGAATATAGCCAGGATCTTTCTACCGGATCCACTGCTGCGGTTTCCTTTGATGCTCCTAAGAGCACTCGTTCTGTGACTTTCAATTTTCATAAAAATGCGAATTTATGTGTCCAAAAAGTAAACTTTTACGATGACAAAGGTTCCAAAATGAAATGGAAGGGACCAAAGGTTGTAGAAGCAACTGTTGCCGCATCCGAAACTGCTAAGCCGAATCTTTCCTATGATGTGATGAACTTATTCGATTCTAGATACGAATATGCTTGGGCTTCCGACAAAAAAGGACCGGGAGTGACTTTAGATTTCGACTTTAAGGAAACACAAAAGATAAAATCTATCAAGATCTGGAACGGTTACCAAAGATCGGATAGACATTGCCAGACAAACGGAAGATTAAAAGTGGCAACTCTCACAGGTGATAATGGTTTCGAGGAGAAGATAGAAGTAGCGGATATCATGGGACCTCAGACCATCCAGTTCTCCAAAACTTTCGAAGGTAAAAAACTAAAACTTAAAGTAGATTCTATTTATACAGGAAAAGATTATAAAGGACTCGTAATCAGCGAGATCCGTTTTTCAGACGGAGATGATTGGATCTTACCGAATCCAATGGAACAAGTGAAGAAGATCGCAAAAAATAACTTTTTCCAATTCTCCGCGGCCAATATAGATAATGTTCTGAACTGGAGTTACGTAGGCGGGGAATATACTGGAAATGCTCCCACTTCTACGAATACAAATGTGGAACAACCTGCAGTGAATACTGAAGCAGCCGCAGAAGGAAATACTGGAGAAGAACAAACACCTGAATCCGGTCTTATATCCTCTAACTGGACATTACGTTTGAGATCCGACGGAAGTCTTTTTTTTGAAGGAAATACGACCGAAACGGACGGAGATGGACAGATTAATAAAAGTTTCTTTGCATTAGGAAATTATGAAGTGAAAGAAGCCAAACCTGACGGTTTGAAACTTCGTATATTCGGCCTTGTTCGTAAAATGACCCAAAAAGAATATAACGAAGATTATTACGGCGGAGACTGTAATGGTTGTGGAAGAGACTGTAATAATAGCCAGGATTCGGAAAATGGGGAGAAAATTTTCCAAGAACAAATACTTCTTCGTAAATCCGGAAATAAACTTTTCATAAAGAATGAAAATCCTGGAAAAGTTTTCCAGTTTGCTACTTTGGAATTGGTTCAGGAATAA
- the lsa20 gene encoding LIC11469 family lipoprotein adhesin Lsa20 — translation MFKKVTLLLFVLSLSYCEKDKTSDPSFSLNLSGKKGGVPVRIDWIYKGFPGEMKIYELASQRPVQLWDTNTVSDLNQAPISSLIEDSKLILGPGETRKFALVYKNETKEKLYFFAAPHSVNPPEFGFGFKFKCLCVNHLFQVEPGSVWYRIVEIRTMPNWASDPFQITHTLVRVDPSQAKEWSNSGTHSHSDE, via the coding sequence TTGTTTAAGAAAGTTACTCTTCTTCTTTTCGTTTTGAGCCTCAGCTATTGCGAAAAAGATAAAACTTCCGATCCTTCTTTTTCCTTGAATTTATCCGGGAAAAAGGGGGGAGTTCCGGTACGTATAGATTGGATCTATAAAGGTTTTCCTGGAGAAATGAAAATTTATGAACTGGCTTCTCAGAGGCCGGTTCAACTCTGGGATACGAATACAGTTTCGGATCTGAATCAGGCTCCGATTTCTAGTTTGATAGAAGATTCAAAATTAATTTTGGGTCCGGGAGAAACCCGTAAGTTTGCTTTAGTATATAAGAATGAAACAAAGGAAAAATTATACTTCTTTGCGGCACCTCATTCAGTGAATCCACCCGAGTTCGGTTTCGGTTTTAAATTCAAATGTCTTTGTGTGAATCATTTATTCCAAGTGGAACCCGGTTCTGTTTGGTATAGAATTGTAGAAATTCGTACAATGCCAAACTGGGCGAGTGATCCATTCCAGATCACTCATACTTTGGTGAGGGTTGATCCAAGCCAGGCGAAAGAATGGAGTAATTCAGGAACACATTCTCATTCAGATGAATGA